In bacterium, a single window of DNA contains:
- a CDS encoding UDP-N-acetylmuramoyl-L-alanyl-D-glutamate--2,6-diaminopimelate ligase: MKRIIDLTKGVPCTVQGNSAMEIKGLAYHSAAVKPGYLFVAIEGFKVSGQEYIDEAVNRGAVAVATADVNSVRRNWVAVIQTKSPRRFLAQVANRFYDFPARKLNLVGITGTNGKTTTAFMLRAMARQAGIEPGFVGTIEYWDGSDTLKAGQTTPESLDFVRLLARLAERQIPLCIAEVSSHSLALDRVFDLDFKVGAFTNLTQDHLDFHRTLDAYREAKMRLFTGLMPNAAAVTNLDDALGRDIPHQTRARVITYGTRPDLEPVPDVWGRVSGVRPDGLDCEVSIDGHVWPVRLKLLGRHNLSNLLAAVATGKALGWTPETMSAGAESLAAVPGRLEPVDAGQPFRVYVDFAHTPDALRRVLSTVREFTTGRVIVVFGCGGDRDRGKRPLMGEAAVQLADVPVVTSDNPRGESPQAIIDEILRGMGTAPRVVEPDRREAIRRALVEAKPHDAVVVAGKGHEDYQIVGTERRHFDDRETILDLLRGTA; encoded by the coding sequence ATGAAACGCATCATCGACCTGACCAAGGGCGTTCCGTGCACGGTGCAGGGCAACTCGGCAATGGAGATCAAGGGACTTGCCTACCACTCGGCCGCGGTGAAGCCGGGCTACCTGTTTGTTGCGATTGAAGGGTTCAAGGTCTCGGGGCAGGAATACATCGACGAGGCGGTTAACCGCGGTGCGGTCGCTGTTGCCACAGCCGACGTCAACAGCGTGCGCAGGAACTGGGTCGCGGTAATCCAGACCAAGAGCCCACGACGTTTCCTCGCCCAGGTGGCGAACCGGTTCTACGACTTCCCGGCCCGGAAGCTGAACCTGGTCGGCATCACCGGGACCAACGGTAAGACGACGACCGCTTTCATGCTGCGGGCGATGGCGAGGCAGGCGGGCATCGAACCGGGATTCGTCGGGACAATCGAGTATTGGGACGGCAGCGACACGCTGAAGGCCGGACAGACGACACCGGAGAGCCTCGATTTCGTGCGACTGCTCGCCCGGCTGGCTGAGCGGCAGATTCCGCTCTGCATCGCCGAGGTGTCATCACATTCGCTGGCGCTCGACCGTGTGTTTGACCTGGACTTCAAGGTCGGCGCGTTCACGAACCTGACTCAGGACCACCTCGACTTCCATCGCACTCTGGACGCATACCGTGAAGCAAAGATGAGGCTCTTCACCGGGTTGATGCCGAACGCGGCCGCGGTCACCAACCTCGATGACGCGCTGGGACGAGACATCCCGCACCAGACCCGAGCCCGCGTTATTACCTACGGGACGAGACCGGACCTAGAGCCGGTACCGGACGTATGGGGCAGGGTCAGTGGCGTGCGACCGGACGGACTCGATTGCGAGGTGAGTATCGACGGCCATGTCTGGCCGGTGCGACTCAAGCTCCTCGGCCGGCACAACCTGTCCAACCTGCTGGCTGCCGTCGCCACCGGCAAGGCCCTCGGCTGGACCCCGGAGACAATGTCGGCGGGGGCAGAGTCACTTGCGGCCGTTCCGGGCCGTCTCGAACCGGTGGATGCGGGGCAGCCATTCCGGGTTTACGTGGACTTCGCTCATACGCCCGACGCCCTGCGCCGCGTACTCTCGACGGTCAGGGAATTCACCACCGGCCGGGTTATCGTGGTGTTCGGGTGCGGCGGCGACCGCGACCGGGGCAAGCGGCCGCTGATGGGCGAGGCGGCAGTCCAACTCGCCGACGTGCCGGTCGTCACGTCCGACAACCCCCGCGGCGAGTCACCACAGGCAATCATCGACGAGATTCTGCGGGGGATGGGTACGGCGCCCAGAGTCGTGGAACCGGACCGGCGAGAGGCGATCCGTCGCGCTCTGGTCGAAGCGAAGCCGCACGACGCGGTCGTCGTGGCCGGCAAGGGACACGAGGACTATCAGATTGTCGGCACCGAGCGCAGGCATTTCGACGACCGCGAGACGATCCTCGATCTATTGCGAGGTACAGCCTAG
- a CDS encoding penicillin-binding protein 2, which translates to MHQPISRTKVLVAAAIAVWIGLLVLLGYVQLGRWKSYEREAAGQQSETLAVHAARGRVFDAAGRPLTYNRSSCSIRILPQWARDKDTLAGILAGFGLAERGAIARDLYGSRCLFSFMRHVDYAIGDSLRRVLIQRQFGNCTYVDDEHVRAYPHGELCANVVGFTGDTCGLAGLEFEYDSVLRGSDGWVLLQKDAIGRAFPYPSFPAKLPTAGLDINLTLDLDVQHICYDALERRVQECGALRGSAIVLDATKGSILALADYPGYDPNRFEAFPRESYKSAAISDQFEPGSSFKIVVCATALESPDADRLTRETFDVSSGFIQIGKYKIHDAHRHGILDFSGLFIESSNPGCALLSMQLNPGKYYELARAFGFGNSVGIGLPNEGSGWIDPPQRLSTLRFANVVFGQGVTVTLLQLAAAYLCVANDGTYLRPYLIESVRQPGTSSAAFQIPFLGPRASSGRIVQQFGPARLRQALRPETARRMKDILERVVTEGTGVLAQIDGVSVCGKTGTAQKVEPGGGYSKTKSRMTFIGFFPKERPRYVIAVLIDEPKTERFAGTAACPVFKQIGESLILLERMRSRASGLDLQASSRTPGHGVCGFQLAAGSNR; encoded by the coding sequence ATGCACCAACCCATTAGTCGGACGAAGGTGCTGGTTGCCGCGGCGATAGCGGTCTGGATCGGCCTGCTTGTCCTGTTGGGTTACGTTCAACTTGGGCGCTGGAAGTCTTACGAGCGAGAGGCCGCCGGGCAGCAGAGCGAGACTCTCGCCGTGCATGCTGCGCGGGGCCGGGTCTTCGATGCGGCAGGCAGGCCGTTGACGTACAACCGTTCCAGTTGCTCCATTCGAATTCTGCCGCAGTGGGCGCGTGACAAGGACACCCTGGCCGGGATCCTGGCCGGATTCGGTCTGGCCGAGCGCGGCGCCATAGCTAGGGACCTTTACGGAAGCAGGTGCCTGTTCTCGTTCATGCGTCACGTCGACTACGCCATCGGAGATTCGTTGCGGCGGGTGCTGATCCAGCGGCAATTCGGGAATTGTACGTATGTTGACGACGAGCATGTCCGGGCATACCCGCATGGCGAGCTGTGCGCGAACGTCGTCGGCTTCACCGGCGATACCTGCGGGCTTGCCGGTCTGGAGTTCGAGTACGACTCGGTGCTGCGCGGCAGCGACGGCTGGGTCCTGCTTCAGAAGGACGCGATCGGCCGGGCGTTTCCGTATCCCAGCTTCCCGGCGAAGTTGCCGACCGCCGGTCTGGACATCAATCTGACACTGGACCTCGACGTGCAGCACATCTGCTACGACGCCCTGGAACGACGCGTGCAGGAGTGCGGGGCGCTGCGCGGCTCGGCGATAGTGCTGGATGCAACCAAGGGGTCGATTCTGGCTCTGGCCGACTACCCCGGTTATGACCCGAATCGCTTCGAGGCTTTCCCCAGGGAATCGTACAAGTCCGCGGCCATTTCAGACCAGTTCGAACCGGGGTCTTCTTTCAAAATTGTCGTCTGCGCTACGGCGCTCGAGAGTCCGGATGCGGACCGGTTGACGCGCGAGACGTTTGACGTGTCCTCCGGGTTCATCCAGATCGGCAAGTACAAGATCCATGACGCCCACAGGCACGGTATTCTCGACTTCTCCGGTCTGTTCATAGAGTCATCGAACCCGGGCTGCGCACTCTTGTCGATGCAGCTCAACCCGGGTAAGTACTACGAACTGGCGCGGGCGTTCGGGTTCGGCAACTCGGTGGGCATCGGTCTACCCAACGAGGGAAGCGGCTGGATCGACCCGCCGCAGCGACTTAGTACGCTCCGTTTCGCGAATGTGGTCTTCGGTCAAGGCGTGACCGTCACCTTGCTGCAACTGGCAGCGGCATACCTGTGTGTGGCGAATGATGGCACCTACCTTCGCCCTTATCTTATCGAGTCGGTTCGGCAGCCCGGAACTTCCAGCGCCGCATTTCAGATCCCGTTCCTCGGACCTCGGGCTTCATCGGGACGGATCGTGCAGCAGTTCGGCCCGGCCCGGCTGCGACAAGCGCTCCGGCCGGAGACGGCTCGCCGGATGAAGGATATTCTCGAACGCGTAGTCACCGAGGGGACCGGGGTGCTGGCACAGATCGACGGCGTGTCGGTTTGCGGCAAGACCGGTACCGCTCAGAAGGTGGAGCCGGGTGGCGGCTACTCCAAGACCAAGTCCCGAATGACATTCATCGGTTTCTTTCCCAAGGAACGGCCCCGGTACGTGATTGCGGTGCTGATTGACGAACCGAAGACCGAGCGATTTGCCGGAACCGCGGCGTGCCCGGTCTTCAAGCAGATTGGGGAGAGCCTGATTCTACTCGAGCGGATGAGGAGCAGGGCTTCGGGCCTCGATCTTCAAGCTTCAAGCCGGACTCCGGGGCATGGGGTTTGCGGCTTCCAGCTTGCCGCGGGGAGCAACCGATGA
- the rsmH gene encoding 16S rRNA (cytosine(1402)-N(4))-methyltransferase RsmH gives MYHQPVLSREVLQYLRPVSGVIVDACLGGGGHARAILDALAAGSEGTDSGTRRAGNDEPAVNAGDQPVGSDRWSRGLLGIDCDTEAIASARGQLSSFRNVELVHANYADLPALVRELGLGPVTGVLFDFGASLFQLTSGPRGFAIEADGPIDMRFDQTAEMPTALDIIHRSSELTLRDWFRAFGQEPMSGRVARVIHERRRELRTTGDLARAVRDAVPARFARKALARVFQALRIVTNHEIENIRRGLAGALEVLVPSGRLVALSYHSLEDKEVKQFLRAGRISGRLRILTPKPVRPQPDEVAGNPRSRSARLRAAEVVA, from the coding sequence GTGTACCACCAGCCGGTACTGAGTCGTGAGGTACTCCAGTACCTTAGGCCGGTCAGCGGCGTCATCGTGGACGCCTGTCTCGGTGGAGGCGGCCACGCCCGGGCGATTCTCGATGCGCTCGCCGCGGGTTCCGAGGGAACAGACAGCGGAACGAGACGTGCCGGCAACGACGAGCCGGCCGTCAACGCGGGCGACCAGCCGGTCGGGTCGGACCGGTGGTCCCGCGGCCTGTTAGGAATAGACTGCGACACCGAGGCGATAGCCTCGGCGAGAGGGCAACTCAGTAGCTTCCGCAATGTGGAGTTAGTTCATGCAAATTACGCAGACTTGCCCGCGCTTGTGCGCGAGCTGGGCCTCGGGCCTGTGACCGGAGTCCTGTTCGACTTCGGCGCGAGCCTGTTCCAGCTTACGTCCGGACCCAGGGGGTTCGCCATAGAAGCTGACGGCCCGATTGACATGAGGTTCGACCAGACCGCCGAGATGCCCACGGCCTTGGACATCATACACCGGTCATCCGAGTTGACCTTACGGGACTGGTTCCGGGCATTCGGCCAGGAGCCGATGAGCGGTCGTGTCGCGCGCGTGATTCATGAGCGACGGCGCGAGCTGCGGACGACCGGAGACCTGGCTCGGGCGGTGCGGGATGCGGTCCCGGCGCGGTTCGCCCGCAAGGCGCTGGCGCGGGTTTTCCAGGCGCTTCGAATAGTGACTAATCACGAGATCGAAAACATCAGGCGCGGGCTGGCCGGAGCGCTGGAGGTACTGGTTCCGTCCGGCAGGCTGGTCGCGCTTTCGTATCATTCGCTTGAGGACAAGGAAGTGAAGCAGTTCCTGCGGGCGGGAAGGATTTCCGGCAGGCTGCGCATCTTGACGCCGAAGCCGGTCCGGCCGCAGCCCGATGAAGTGGCGGGCAATCCCCGTTCGCGGTCGGCGCGGCTCCGGGCCGCGGAGGTGGTCGCGTGA
- the mraZ gene encoding division/cell wall cluster transcriptional repressor MraZ — translation MADDNYDFLFIGDYTHAVDTKNRVAIPSSFRRNFPTGTEDHIALLRGATGCIEAHVRPEWRSYAQRFRNLGRYNKEDLVLRRLLFSGTNEIELDGQMRVLLPKALMEMAGIGTEARFIGQGSFFEIWNPQRFDDFVAQNMPLYDELMVRLDGRQAVEEKAVERGGQDQRGVPPAGTES, via the coding sequence GTGGCTGACGATAACTACGACTTTCTCTTCATTGGTGACTACACGCATGCGGTAGACACCAAGAATCGGGTCGCGATTCCCTCGAGTTTCAGGCGCAACTTCCCCACCGGCACCGAGGACCACATAGCCCTGCTGCGCGGAGCAACCGGGTGCATCGAGGCGCACGTAAGACCTGAGTGGCGGTCGTACGCCCAGCGGTTCAGGAATCTTGGTCGTTACAACAAGGAAGATCTGGTTCTGCGTCGGTTGTTGTTCTCGGGCACGAATGAGATAGAGCTCGATGGCCAGATGCGCGTGCTGTTGCCGAAGGCGCTGATGGAGATGGCGGGCATCGGGACAGAGGCACGGTTCATAGGTCAGGGTTCTTTCTTCGAGATTTGGAACCCCCAGCGATTTGATGATTTCGTCGCTCAGAACATGCCGTTGTACGACGAACTGATGGTCAGACTTGACGGCAGGCAGGCGGTCGAGGAGAAGGCCGTGGAACGCGGCGGGCAGGATCAGCGCGGTGTACCACCAGCCGGTACTGAGTCGTGA
- a CDS encoding DUF2281 domain-containing protein, whose amino-acid sequence MSTVDDTVKLIRELPDDLQAEVADFARFLKESRARPKRTKFRLDWAGAGRHLKDKFTSVELQHKTLDWWSDDIPARQ is encoded by the coding sequence ATGAGCACAGTTGATGACACGGTCAAGTTGATAAGGGAGTTGCCCGACGATCTTCAGGCCGAGGTGGCCGACTTCGCTCGGTTCTTGAAGGAATCCAGAGCCCGACCGAAGCGCACCAAATTCCGCCTCGATTGGGCCGGCGCGGGCCGTCACTTGAAAGACAAGTTCACGTCAGTCGAGCTTCAGCACAAGACCCTCGACTGGTGGTCGGATGACATACCTGCTCGACAGTAA
- a CDS encoding PIN domain-containing protein: protein MTYLLDSNVWLELLFEQERSEDVRRFLETVPMAQIAISEFSVYSIGIALARNGLELAFVQFVLDTLEGTALTRIRLDTADLKEVMGVRKRFRLDFDDAYQYVAAKKNDLTLVSFDADFDRTDRGRKTPADVLGEPPAARDQPPTKPARPRHRKR from the coding sequence ATGACATACCTGCTCGACAGTAACGTCTGGCTCGAATTGCTGTTTGAGCAGGAACGGTCTGAGGATGTACGACGATTCCTTGAGACAGTACCGATGGCCCAAATCGCCATCAGCGAGTTCTCCGTGTACTCAATCGGCATAGCGCTCGCACGCAACGGGCTGGAGCTAGCCTTTGTCCAGTTCGTCTTGGATACTCTTGAGGGAACAGCGCTTACCCGTATCCGACTCGACACAGCGGACCTCAAGGAGGTCATGGGCGTCAGGAAGCGCTTCCGACTCGACTTCGACGACGCCTACCAGTACGTAGCGGCCAAGAAGAACGACCTGACCCTCGTCAGCTTCGATGCCGACTTCGACCGAACCGACCGCGGCCGAAAGACTCCCGCGGACGTACTCGGTGAGCCACCCGCTGCCCGCGACCAGCCGCCAACAAAGCCTGCCCGCCCCCGACACCGCAAGCGGTGA
- a CDS encoding IS1182 family transposase: protein MVGNQDRWHEDIFVACPLRDLVPDDHILKQVDRVLDLSWLRDEVSDSYCSNNGRPSIDPEAALRLMLAGYLEGIVHDRVLMRQVQVNIAIRWFAGYRLHEVLPDHSSLTKLRQRWGEERFWRIFKRTVGECVRAGLVDGKTVHVDATLIRADVSWESLVAEHVEQVIAENEGVESSGETESKPRRRPGRPRTRPEQRKKRSKTDPEATMATSSHRRRMEPCFKDHIVVDDKAGVILDVKVTTGEASECKELMSQLDRVEAQTGEKVEVVTADAGYGRSENYAALEERRVQAAVVPQREARTATKLPLRRFKYDAKHQLVRCPAGKILHRQGEAPTARGWIYRARACDCRACPLKGRCVPRTASVRTVLIVDGYEALLRARRARSRGWDEEKRESYRRHQWWVEGRHGEAKVQHGLARAVRRGRWNVAIQAYLTAAVINLKRLAAALAGNPPSRLVFSALTRLVGSFCRRLGLDLAAVRTAVA, encoded by the coding sequence ATGGTAGGTAATCAGGACCGCTGGCATGAGGACATCTTTGTCGCCTGCCCGCTCCGCGACCTGGTGCCGGATGATCACATCCTGAAGCAGGTCGACCGAGTGCTGGATCTGTCCTGGCTGCGGGACGAGGTTTCGGACAGCTACTGCTCGAACAACGGTCGTCCTAGTATCGACCCGGAAGCGGCGCTGCGCTTGATGTTGGCCGGGTATCTGGAAGGGATTGTGCATGACCGCGTGCTCATGCGGCAGGTCCAGGTAAACATCGCTATCCGCTGGTTTGCCGGTTACCGACTGCACGAGGTCCTGCCGGACCACAGCAGTCTGACGAAGCTACGGCAGCGGTGGGGCGAGGAGCGTTTCTGGCGTATCTTCAAACGGACCGTAGGTGAATGCGTACGTGCCGGGTTGGTAGACGGCAAGACGGTGCATGTCGATGCGACGCTCATCCGGGCCGACGTGAGCTGGGAAAGCCTGGTCGCAGAACATGTTGAGCAGGTGATAGCGGAGAACGAAGGCGTGGAGTCCAGTGGCGAGACGGAAAGTAAGCCTCGCCGGCGGCCGGGCCGGCCTCGGACCCGGCCGGAGCAGCGTAAGAAGCGGAGTAAGACCGACCCGGAAGCGACGATGGCGACCTCAAGTCACCGGCGGCGTATGGAGCCGTGCTTCAAAGACCACATAGTGGTAGACGACAAGGCCGGAGTGATACTGGATGTGAAGGTGACGACGGGTGAGGCGAGTGAGTGCAAAGAACTCATGTCGCAGTTGGACCGGGTGGAAGCGCAGACTGGCGAGAAGGTAGAGGTGGTGACGGCCGATGCGGGCTATGGGCGGTCGGAGAACTACGCGGCGCTGGAAGAGCGGAGAGTGCAGGCGGCGGTGGTGCCGCAGCGTGAGGCCCGGACAGCAACGAAGCTGCCGTTGCGGCGGTTCAAGTACGACGCCAAGCACCAGTTAGTACGCTGCCCGGCCGGGAAGATACTGCACCGGCAGGGAGAGGCGCCGACCGCGAGAGGTTGGATCTACCGGGCGCGAGCGTGTGACTGTCGAGCGTGTCCGCTCAAAGGGCGGTGCGTGCCCAGGACGGCGTCGGTCCGGACAGTGCTGATTGTAGATGGGTATGAGGCGCTCTTGCGTGCGCGGCGGGCAAGGAGCCGGGGCTGGGACGAAGAGAAAAGAGAGTCATACCGGCGGCACCAGTGGTGGGTGGAGGGGCGGCACGGCGAGGCGAAGGTCCAGCATGGACTGGCCCGGGCGGTAAGACGGGGACGATGGAACGTGGCGATTCAAGCGTATCTGACGGCCGCGGTGATCAATCTCAAGCGGCTGGCTGCGGCGCTTGCCGGGAACCCTCCATCAAGGCTGGTTTTCAGTGCGCTGACACGACTGGTTGGTAGTTTCTGTCGACGCCTTGGTCTAGACCTTGCTGCAGTCCGCACCGCTGTCGCTTGA
- a CDS encoding addiction module protein — MAKKDSIIDEILQLPRESRALLAEKLLESLDYEEGFEVSPEWMDEIRRRCREIDDGAVTLSSSEKVFEELDSKLA, encoded by the coding sequence ATGGCAAAGAAAGACAGCATCATTGACGAGATACTTCAACTTCCCCGCGAATCCCGGGCGCTTCTTGCCGAGAAGCTTCTGGAGAGCCTGGACTATGAGGAAGGCTTCGAAGTCAGTCCGGAATGGATGGACGAGATCAGGCGACGCTGCCGGGAGATCGACGACGGAGCAGTAACGCTTTCCTCAAGCGAAAAGGTATTCGAGGAACTCGACAGTAAGCTCGCATGA
- a CDS encoding type II toxin-antitoxin system RelE/ParE family toxin, giving the protein MSPVEFHPAAREELVQAAQYYQAHNPGLGRRFALAVRDAVHRIQEFPLLYPVLEGDIRRCRVLRFPYGVAYRAKQERIEVLAVMHLHRRPGYWKSRTGQD; this is encoded by the coding sequence ATGAGTCCGGTCGAGTTCCATCCGGCAGCACGCGAGGAGCTCGTACAGGCTGCACAGTACTATCAGGCCCATAATCCCGGTCTCGGACGGCGCTTCGCCTTGGCCGTGCGCGATGCGGTCCACCGGATACAAGAGTTCCCGTTGCTATACCCGGTTCTCGAAGGCGACATACGTCGTTGTCGGGTTCTCCGTTTTCCCTACGGTGTCGCATACCGCGCCAAGCAGGAGCGGATAGAGGTCCTGGCAGTCATGCATCTGCACCGGCGACCCGGGTACTGGAAGTCCCGAACCGG